The following nucleotide sequence is from Leopardus geoffroyi isolate Oge1 chromosome A1, O.geoffroyi_Oge1_pat1.0, whole genome shotgun sequence.
GCTATTCTGACTGTAGCATTTGTCCCTGGGAGAGACAGCACTGGCATCGATGCTATTTTTCTCCTGTCTCAGGAACATGGCTTGGGCTGTGTATCAGCAAAGGCCAAGGGGCACCAACATGTGACAATCTCTGCTGAATCCCCCAGCAGGTTTCCAAATCTGTAGTCCTTCAGACATGGCATTGAGTTTgaaccatttttttccctctccccccacctcctccaagaaATATGGCTAGAAACGGGGCAACACAATTgtgttgccttttttcttttaatttgttgaaaTTGTCTCTGAGGCAGGAGAAGGGGGGAGTAGAAACCAGATGGTTGTAGTTGGAGTAGAAGCCCTACTACTGAGGAGCTTTGAGACATTCCAATCTGGTGGCGGTCACTATTTCTCTGCAGGCAAAGGGAGGAAATAACAGAGCCGTGGCAAAAGATTTCCAGAAGGCTGGCCACTACAAtcctattttctgtcttctacATTCACACACgtgtaaaataaaatctcctttcCTTTAACTCTCCAAAGCACTGCCCAACTTGGGTTAAACCTTGGAGGGGAGGGTGTTAGTTACTTGTCATGAAAGGGGTTTATATCACAGGGCTCAAACAGTCTACAGGTGAGTATTATCCATTCTTCCTTAAGGCCCCTTAGCCTGCCTGAATCTTcctcctcagcttccccatcaCTCACCAAATCCTAGCAAATCTCTCTGAATCACCTGatgtgtttctcaaccttttctCCCTACACACATGAAGTACAGAGAAAATTGGGACTGAGGAAGGAGGGACAATCAGAGAGTTGGTGAAGAGTTAACCTCTTTCATCTTCCTATATCGGGGGAGACTCTGCCAGCAGAAGAGCCCCCCGCCCTGGTCTCCAAGCCATCTAAACCCCTGGAGAGAGAGTAGCACACCAAGGTCAGAGTGGGGGCTGATGCCTCCGCCTTCTCACTCTCTGTTAGGGAAAAGTGATTCTCAACCTTTTGGAAAAAACTGTGCAAATACAACTGAACATCCATTCCGATGTCCACCTGTTAGGGTCTTTTCCTCCTCCAAATACATGGCGTGTCCTTCAACAATACTTCTTCATCTCTCCAACACCAGCTGGGGGTTCTATGAGTCATCTCCATTCTGACACTAACTCCTGGGACTTAGCATCACCCTCCACTGgcttaagggctcagtcccacaagaccacCCACACTCCAGAGACCAATCACAAGTACTGAGTGCCCAGATTACCCACACTTCTGTCACACCGGACACCAAGTCAGGGGTTCCCACAAAACCCCCTCAGATTGGGTAACTTGTAAGAGCGACTCATAGAACTTGGGACAGGGCTTGACCTGCCAGTTGACTATAAAGCATATGAGGCAGGAAGGGATGCACAGGGCAAGGTATGGGAGGGGTTTGCCACCCTTCCAGTGCTTCCACATCTTCAACAACCTGGAAGCTCCTTGAACCCTATTGTGTAGTGGCTTTTATGGTGGTTTCATGATATCGATATGATCGGTAAAGTTATTGGCTATTCGCAATTAAGCCGATCTCGAGCCTTTCTCTTCAGGGAAGTTGGTTGTGGGGTTTAAAGTTCCAAACCTCTACCTGATTCTTAATCTTTCTGGTGACAAAACACTCCCATCAGCCCTGTTGCTCGGGAAACTAGGAGGTCTGTGACCAGtactggggacaaagaccaaaatatCATTCTTATTATACCACTCCATTATGCTGACCTGTCTtgtaaaaaaaatcctagagaCGCACTCCTTAAGGTGTTAGTCTTCCCATttctggctctgcctctctgGGTTCTTTCCATATCCCCTTAAGAGACTGACCAGAGGTGGTAGACCTGTTTATCTGTCCCCTGCAAATAATCCTTCAGGGGAACAAGCATTCTCAGATCACGGGAGCAGAATACCAACCCCACCTCTGTAGGGTGTTATGGTAACAGTGGACTCCAATGGCCGAAGAACTCACTCCCACCCTGCTTCTTGTAGGCATGCCTTGCACTTCCCTGGACCACCTCCACTGGCCTCTGGCTCACTGATGTCTCATAAAGGAGAAGTGGTCATTTCGAAAGCCTGAAGGAGGACTGTTGGCTCTTCTTCTTAAGTCTCTAATGGGAACCCCTCAGAGCCCATCTGGACACTCTGGAACACAAGAACAGGAACTTCACTGGTTAAAATGGGACGAGGACCAATTTGGCTGACACCCTCTGTGCGTTCTGCGTTCTGCCCCTGGCTGCCAGTTCCCTTCCCTGcatacttcacacacacacacacacacacacacacacacacacacacacaacgagAGCAACAACTGACTCAGGGAAATAAAGCTTTCCTTTTAGGTCATCAAGAGATCAACCTTTTCAATCAATCATCTCTCATGCTCCTCTGTTTGGGCTTTGATGATCTGTGTGGCCCCAGATGGTCTCAGATGGTGAGGGCCTTAAACGCACACAGGTTGGTGAGAAATCCATGTTTAGGTCCCAGCATGTGGCAATGTGCTCCACTCTGATGACACTTTTCGTTTCTAATAATAGCGCAGATGAAGTAATATTGCAACTGACGTTCCCGGGGATTTGATTGGATAAGTGCATAAACTGTGGAGGAAGAAGGGGGGGTGCTCCATGGACAGATCACATTAGTATTCCCGTCCTATCAATGTGCGGGGCAGCGCACAACGTCAGGCGGACCGATTCCCTGCGTCTGCCAGTCCCGCCACAGATTCATTTGGGATCCTCAAACAGATGAGCCCGTAGAGACGGGGGATCAAGGCGGCCTATTAGAGCCAATTGCCTGCTTCGGGGACTGCCAGCCCTTCCAGGCCTGGCAACGCGGGAGGGTGGGGAAAGACGACGGAGCGCCGCTGCGGGAAGACACTGAAGCCAGAGCGAcactcatcccccccccccccaaccttacAGCGCAGGCTTTGAAAGCTGCTCCCCCATCTGAATGGAAACTCAGAACCGCCGGGCGGCGCGTTCCTTCTCGCCCAGCGTTGCGATCCATGCCGAGGGGCAGGTAGTGCGAGCCCGCGCCAGCGCCCAGCTCCCGGGACAGGGCCGGCAATGCTGCTGAGCAGAACTTGACCGAGCCCCTTCCTCGCTGCTAGTGGAAGCGATGCTGCACGGCACAGCCAGCGCTTCCCAGGCTCTCCTTCAAGCTGAAGGTTACCCACCCGCGCAGCCAGCCCCAGCCCTGTGAGCGCCGCGCCTCGGTTCCCGGCTCCGGCTGCTTGGCGGCACGCAGGGCAACGACCGGGCCGCCCGCGCCGGGGCGCACTGCACCAGCGGCTTCGGCTTGGTGGATGTGTATGCATGAGTTCTGCACCGAATGGGCGCAAAAAGCGCCCCAGCCGGTCCACCCGCTCCTCGATCTTCCAGATCAGCAAGCCCCCGCTGCAGAGCGGGGAGTGGGAGCGCAGGGGCAGCAGCTCCGAGAGCGCCCACAAAACCCAACGAGCCCTGGACGACTGCAAGATGGTAGGTgaaaactgggttttttttttttttttttttttttttttttggagaggaggtgggggtagTCTTGTATGTTAATCGTTTGCTTGACTGCCAGCCACTCCCCCACCCTCAGCTCCTCCATGCCGATCACGTGCACATGCACTATTTTTAAATCTGCAGTCCCCAGATTCAGGGTGACAGCCGGGTCGTAATGCCCCCACAAAGAAGTGCCGCGGCAAGGGACTTAGGGTCACCGGCTGTAAGTCATGCCTCTACCTCCTCAGAGAATGGTGGATGCGAAAGACTCGGTGAACTGGCTTGCTTaccagggagggaggggttggGAAGCTGGGGGTGCTGCTTTGTGGGGAGACAGCAGCAAATAAACCCAAACACAGCACACGGGGCGCTGCAGAGGGGACGAAGGTTCCAGCGCCCAGGCTGTGGCCGGTCTTCCCTTCAGGCTCCTGAGCCAGTGTGGTTCAGTGGCCTGGCCAGAGGTGAAGGTTTGCCTATGGCAGCCTACCTTTGGCCTTTATCCCTTCGCAAGTACACATCCTTATCTTTGCTGTAGTAAAGGGGAACATTCTATGTAAGAGTTCCCAGCATCAAACTCTAGTGACCTGGGAGTGGCATATATTCTTGCTCTTCAGAAACTGAGTCTGAATGGGTGGGGGTGAGTAGGTCCTGAAATAGAGCTTCCACGACCAGACTTACCCATGAAAAATAAACACGTGTCTTGGACAAAGAGAAACTTACCATCTTAGTGCTTTGATCGTTAAACAATTTGGAGGCTCCTTAGCTGGCAACTTGTGGAGTTGGCTGAGAGGTCACTGAAAGCCCACCTTTGTATACACCGCAATAGGAAACATTCTAATGATGTTTCGTGAAAGAAATTCAATTCTTTTCCAGCTTGTCCAAGAGTTCAACACTCAAGTGGCCCTGTACCGAGAGATGGTCATTTCTATCGGGGATGTCTCTGTCAGCTGCCCCTCACTCCGGGCGGAAATGCACAAGACCAGAACCAAAGGCTGTGAAATGGCCCGCCAGGCACACCAAAAACTTGCTGCCATCTCAGGGTAGGAGACTCTTGGCATTATTTGGTAACTCATATACATGATGCATGGATGCTGACAGTAATTTACGGTGGCCAAGACCTCAGAGGTGATCTTTGCAAATGTGGGGGTTTAACCAAATCACTCTGAGATCAGAATTATTTTGAGAGCTACAGGCAAGCTATATGCCAAATTACAATCTGAAGGTTTGTGATCCTTGTATAGACATATATTGAAAGATTTGGgtattaagtgatttttttttttttaaattaactttcaaTATGCTGTCCACATATTGGAACTTGGGGCTTAAGATTTTTTTGCCGAAAGTTTGGCTATCAAAATGAAGTTAAGTCATCATGCCTCAAGATTACTTGTCATCTGCTGCTAAACATCTACTGCACAAAAGGCCTATACAGTAGAGAGGAAATCTTTGCTAAATCCTATATTTATGCAACTATTTATACCATCAGATAAACTCCTAtgataccatttaaaataaaatctctaaaataaagtCTTGGATATAAAGTACTCTCCTCACTGTAGTGTATGAAAAGGAAGttttaacataagaaaattaatttaaaaattggggaTATTCACAAATCTACCTAAACCTAGGTTTTTTATAGGCTCCtccccattatttttatttttatcacactTACAGATTCCCGAGCCTACTTTAGGTGGTAATAGAGTGAAAGCTTCTCTTCTGAGACACCATTTACTTCTTCCTGATCTCTCAGTATCAGGAAAGAAGTTAGTCATGGATTTTTGTCAACAGTTACTATTTTCAAATAGGAGCGCAGGGCATGGAAACACAGAAATCCTTACACTAATACATTAATTTAAGTGCTTGATTTCATCTGGCTATAGcctttatctgtttatctgtgTATGTCTATCACACTCAAAGTTTAAGTCAGACTAACCGGATAATGTTGCAGATTGATCACACGTAGGAATTGTAtctaatttacttatttgaaagAATCATTCTTTGCCAtctttaatgtaaataatatgtataataccCATAATATGTATAGTGACTATTATTGGTGTACACAGATTAGAAAACCATACATTGCCTTtcttaataattacatttaacaTGTGGCATTTCTATCATGAAGAAAGATACACTATCTAATGTCCTTGAAGTGAGAGATAAAGTATGCCACAATCTATTTTATTTAGTAGAAATACTGAGAAGCCTTAGCCTTTTCTGTTTAACTGTTATACTATGAGTAACAGGAAGTGAATCTGGGATTCCATAAAGGAGATGGAAGGGAATTCAGTGTTTAAGGAATTGGGGGAAGAAATGCGGGTGTGACAAATCCCAGAGatgaaaggaggaaaaacaatcaGAAACACAAAGGGGAATAGTGGTGGAATAAAAACTGTAGAGAAACCATGATTCAGAAGGGCGAACGGGTTTAGAACAGGAAATTTTATGCTCAGAGCTAAAGAGTAGCATCTTTGTAAACTGTGTGTCCAAGAGTATCCAATGGGATTATATTCATGACCTTTTTAAATTGCAATCCAAATGGGGAGAAACAAACAAGGAGTTCAGTTTAGTCTGTTTTACTAAACACATGAAGTTCAGACTCTTCCAAAGTTTCAGGAAAGAAGGAGTCTGAAATTTCTGACTCAAAGTTGAGTTTGGAGGATGTGAGATGGATTTTACATACTCAGAAGTTGATAGCCCTTTGCTACTTACTTTTATCTATCTGAGGGTTGATGTTATtgagagcagtttttttttttttttttttttttaagatttagtgGGAAAATATGGTGTTCTTAGAGCCTTGAAGAGGTAAGGCCAACTCTGTAGAATGTTCTCAGATacaatttgaaacattttcctctttaaaataataaatacaatttaaccTTTTTCTAAAACATGACAGAAATATAATTGAAGGAAATCCCTTTAGCTTCTCACCATTTGGGTTTCATTAATGAAGGATATGATTCCCCTTGGTGGTATTCCATTCCTGATATTGCTAGGTATGTGGGCTCTCATATCAAACTTGATGTGAAAGCTGGTAGCGAGACTGTAGCATTCACTTTAAAATTTGAAGCAGGGTTAAGAAAAGCAAAGGTTCCCAGGGACTGTAAAGGCCAAGACTGGATTTCTTGAGTACCCATCATTTTCCAGGACAATCCAGTTAATTCATAGAATAATCCTCTGAGGGAGGGATTAATATCCTTACTTTGCAAATGAGTCTCAGAAAGGTTAAGGAATTTGCCCGA
It contains:
- the LOC123606289 gene encoding regulator of G-protein signaling 7-binding protein isoform X2, producing MGAKSAPAGPPAPRSSRSASPRCRAGSGSAGAAAPRAPTKPNEPWTTARCLSKSSTLKWPCTERWSFLSGMSLSAAPHSGRKCTRPEPKAVKWPARHTKNLLPSQGKEPGGGTKSLDCKIEESTETPALEDSSSSPVDIQQHSWQVSTDIENTERDMREMKNLLSKLRETMPLPLKNQDDSSLLNLTPYPLVRRRKRRFFGLCCLVSS